AGAAGCATTAGTAGAAATTAGTCGTAAGAAGCCAATACTTGCTAATAGAGTAGAAGATTATATCGAAAAAGCTGTTTACGATATGGCTATCGAGCAACCAGCTTGGGGACAGCTCAGAGTCTCAAATGAGCTTAAAAAAATGGGTATATTGATATCACCCACAGGAGTTAGATTGGTGTGGTTACGTAACGATTTAAATAATTTTAAGAAGCGTCTAAGCACTTTAGAAACCAAATCCGCTCAAGATGGTATAATATTGACAGAAAGCCAACTACAAGCGTTAGAACGTAAAAAGAACTTAGTAGAAGCTTAAAGCGAGAAATACAGACCGAACATCCTGGCTATTTAGGAGCACAAGATACATATTATGTAGCTAATTTTAAAGGTGTAGGAAGAGTATATCAACAAACATTTATAGATACATACTCAAGAGTGGCTAGCGCTAAGCTCTATTCAGATAAAACAGCTATTACTTCAGCTGACTTACTTAATGATAGAGTAATACTATTTTTTGATGAGTATAAAATACCGCTATTACGTATCTTAACAGATCGAGGGACGGAATTTTGTGATAAGTTGGAAAATCATGCATATCAGCTATTTTTGAGCATAGAAGCTATTGATCATACTAGGACCAAAGCTTACCATCCTCAAACTAATGGAATAGTGGAGAGGTTTCATAAGACGATGAAGAATGAGTTTTATGATTCTGTATTTAGAAAAAAGATTTACTCTTCTTTAGAGGAATTACAGGATGATGTTGATAGATGGTTGGAATATTATAATGAAGAAAGGCCTCATGCTGGTAAGTATTGTTATGGAAAGACTCCTATGCAGACCTTTTTAGATTCAAAACATATAGCTGTTGAAAAGTCTAATGAAGCTAGCTATTATGAAAATAGTAATTTGTCCTAATACAACAAATTATTTCATCTTGTCTGTCAGATCAAGTATAGACTTTTACATTTGGGCTTTAGATAAGGCAGATTTTCTACCTCCTTTACGTCCTCTAGCGCGTGCTGCAGCTAATCCCGCTTTTGTTCTTTCTCTGATAAGTTCAGTCTCAAACTTCGCTAATGCAGCGAAAATGCCAAACACTAATCTGCCATTAGGAGTTGTGGTGTCAATATTAGCTCCTTGGCCAGCTAGGACTTTAAATCCAACTTGACGTTCTGAAAGGTCTTGTACGGTATTGACTAAATGTTTAAGGTCTCTATCTAATCTATCAAGTTTCCAAACTACTAATGTATCGCCTTCTCGTAGAGCTTTGAGACAAGCTATAAGACTTGGACGCTTTGGTTCCAGATGCTTGATCTTCATAAATATTTTCTTCTAACACACCGGAATTTATTAATGCATCTTTTTGAAGGTCAAAATTTTGAGAACCGTCAACTTTAGAAACTCTGATATAACCAATTTTCATAATAAATTTTGTATCTTAAACGAGCGTTTGTGAAACAATAAAAATTATCATTTTCAGAAGTAGCTCGCAATGGAATATTTATTGAGATGATATGCAAAATGTTTTCTTTACTTTAATACTTTATTATATTATACTCTTAAAAATTAATTCAATTATTAGATTTGCATGACTCAATTAAGTAATAATTTGCCTTTACACGAAGCAATTAAGAAAAACAAGATAAAGGAAGTTGATAGACTACTACAAGAAGCAGGTGATGATGAGGCAAAAATAATTTCAATTTCAAGAATAAATAAATTCCAGCAAAACGCACTTCATCTTGCTGCAGCGGAGCATAATGCTGCAATATTAGAACTTTTACTAGACGCTAATCCCACTCCTTATGTATTGAATGCTCAAGATGAAAATGGTAAAACACCCCTTCATTATGCAACTAGAGATGAAAAGAGTACTAAATGTGCTGAACTGCTTTTAAGAAAAAGGGCAGATATTAATGCACGAGATTTTCTTGGAAATGCAGCTTTACACTTGGCTTTAAAAGACAAAGATTTTGGTATGTTAAAATTTTTGTTAAGTAGCAAAGCTAATATAGACATACCGAATGGTTCCAACTACTCTCCTTTGAGAATAGCTTACATGCAAGGTAATGAAGAAATGATAAGGATATTGCTAAATGGTGGAGCAAATCCTAATGCTATCTGTGATAATAGAGACAACACCTTATTACATATAAATTCAGAAAGAAATGATCTTTCTCAAGTGCAATTTTTATTAAGTAAAGGAGCCGATCCAAACATATGCAATAAATTAGGATATGCTCCTTTAAGAATAGCTCATATGCAAGGTAGTGGAGAAATGATGGGGCTATTGCTAAACAATGGAGCAAAACCTGATACCGCGTGTGATGATAGAGGGAATACTTTATTACATATAAATTCAGAAAGAAATAATATCCCTAATCTACAATTTTTGTTAAGTAAAGGCGCCAATCCAAATATTGGCAATTGCAATATGGAGACACCCTTACACTTAGCTATTAAGTTTGGTTCACTAGATGCAGTAAGGATGTTTTTACAGTTACCAAACATCAAAGTTAATAGAGATATCTATGGTAACACACCTTTAAAAAGTGCTATTCAATTAGGTCTTACAAAATTCCCAGGTCTCTTAGACTTCGTACCAAAACTTTTTGAAAATGATGATGTCACAGACTATGCTAATGTCTTACTTGCGTTAGTTGACGCAGAAAGAGAGGACTTAGTCAAATTATTTTTAAACGGATCTAAAAGTGACATCATCGCTTCTGAAGCTTTAGAATTAGCGATTGAAAATGATTTGGCTGAAATAGCGAAACATTTTTTCACCTATGATAGTCAAAACTATGAATTAGGTCTTAGAAATGCATTAAAGCACAGTAACCTTGAGGCGGTCAAATATATATTGAATAAAAAGCCTGAGCTTATAAATAAACGTTTTAAGTCAGATGAGAAATTTCCAACGGTCAGTAAACATATAAATCATCGTCTTGTATGCAAAGATCCATTTTCTTCAACACCTTTATTTATTGCTGCACGTGAGTCTAAAAGTGAAGTGGTGGAATTTCTTTTAGAGAAGTGGCTTCAATATAAACCACAAAGTAAAAAAGGTTCTGCACCTTCAAATGATGGCTCAAAAGAACATCTCTTCTTATTGTATATACACGCTACGTATAATCCTGATAGCGCTGAGATAATCAATTTTCTTGCGAAAAACAAGATTGAAGGAATTGATAAAGTTGCGCCAGATATAGTTAAACATAGCGCTTTAATACAAGCTGTTAAGAATCATTCATATGATGCTATAAAAGCTTTGTTAAATAATGGAGCGGAAGTTATTTCTGATAAACTTCATCATGATCTTAATTCTTGGCAAAAAGAGTTAGTAGATTCATCTAATTTCTTGAAGTCTATAAAAGTGCTTGTAAAGCATGGCTTTGATATTAATGACAGGTCAGGATTAGTAATAGGAGATCATTCAGTCGACTTTGCGGGATATGGCAACAATATAGAAGCAATGGGGCTATTATGGAGCTTCGCAGACGCTAAAATACTTTCATATTGTATTAATCGTCCATTAGTTAAAGCAAGGATTGAAGAAGTTTTGAAGACTAAGAATGGTTTATTAGTCTGGGCTAACATTTGGCATTTATGTTTTCATGAACAAAAGCCAGAGTATGAAAGGTTTGGAGAAGAGTTATTGCTTAAATTACCCAAAGTTGAATCAAACTTACAAGAAATACTCAAACAAGAAGCTGCAGAAGTAGAAAAATTAAGCAAAGAAATAACTGACTTAATCAAAGAATTAAATGAAAAGAGCCAGCCACAGAAAAATGACCTATTAGAAGAAAAAATCAACAAATTGTTTGAAATTCTATATGAAGAAGAGGATTTTTATAATAGAGCTCAGGCTATGGGAAATAAGATAAAAGATACATTAAAAGCTAATCCTATTGATCCAACATTGCCACAAATAAGTAAATTTATAGAACAAATAAAAGTACCGATTTCATCATTAATACAATTAAATATAGACAAGTATTCAGCGATAGTAAGAAAAGAAGAGGGCGAGCATCCGCCTATTTTAAGTGTAGAGGGTGAGAAAAATAGTACTTTATCCTTAATGTGTTCGTTTATGGAAGGTAAAGATTTAAATAGTTTTAAAGACATTATTCCACTTGGGGCTAAACCTAAAATAACCAAACCAACAAAAGACAAATCAACAAAAAGAGCAAAACTCATAAATTTATATGCTCAAGGAAGTTCTGAAAATAGTTCTTCGTCAGAAGATGACAATAATTCCCTAAAGGGTTATTTATCTGATACCAATTTGTCTGGAAATTCAAATGGCTTAATGAAAGTAGGCGAAAATTTTTTCTTAGAGGGTTATTCATCTGACGATACTATTGTGTCTAAGAATCAAGATGGTTTAATGGGATTAGAAGCCTACCCTTTCTTAGCTGATCTATAGTCTAAGGAACTGCAGCCAATGATTAGGACAGAGAAGTCATTAAACTAAGAGAGTCATTTGCAATATTTATTTTCTCAATCAGCATATTATCTAAACTAAGATTACCACCTAGAACCCCAGCAGGAGTTTGCTTGCTACTAAAAACAGCATCTCCTTGATCGAGTAATTGCTTCTTCCACGTATAAATCAAACCTTCAGTTACTTAGTATTTGGAGATGATTTGAGCGATTAAGCTCCTAAAGCAAGTTTAAACTTGAAATGGACATTATAATTTTTTCGCATATTTTCTCTTATTAAATTTTAAGTCAATTACATGCAAAAAAACTCTTTTAATACTTTATCCAATTTTCTGGGTGCATTACGATTAAGGCTTTTAACACAGGATCTTCTGATGCGGTTACCACTTCCAATGTAGGAGCTATCAACTCTGAAGCAACTGGTATTAAATTTTGTGGTATCTATGATGTTACTGCAGCACCCCCCAATTCAATTATATTAGGATGACTCTTAACCTTATTAATGTTAAGTTAAAGTTATTTATCAATCCTAACAAAGTTAAATTAACTAGTTAGATATTTTTATAAAGCTATAATAAAATAAATTATGCTATCTCTATTGAATTTATTGCACTATCAGCCCCAGCTACATATTTTATATGAACCCCATTAGGCTCTATTTCCCCAGTAGTTAAAGAATCCTCACATGTTAACTCATCAACTTCTGTACTAAGTGCTTTTTCAGGATATATGAAATTTTTGATGTCGCTCACTCTTCCTTTTAAATCGACATCCATCAACCAAGATACCAACTTAAATGCTACACAAAACAAAAATATTTTTTGCACTAATCCTTCCATTCGGTCTACAGCATGATCTATGGATCCGTTTAATTGATTACCCACCTCAGTTAAAACAACATTTGTTATTTGTGCTGCAGCATGATCTACAGACTGATTTACAGACTGATTTAATTGATTGCCAACTTGAGTAATAACAGGATCTATAGCTCCCATGATACAATTATTTACGTAGTTTGAAATAGTTGAAGGCATATAATTATAAACTTCTATATTAATAATATTGACTTTTCTACTATGCGACCTAATTAGATTTCACTATTATAAGCATTAAAAGGACTAATTTTTAGATAGACTATTTACAATGCTTAATACATTAAATCTCTTATTAGTTATTATAGCATAAAGTAATTATAGCATTAGTTTGCGTATTGTGCAAGTATTTTTTATGTCAAGTTAATAAAAATTAATACTTTTAAAAAAAGATGGAAGGTTTTGCGCTAGGTGGACGAATGTATAGAGGTTGAATTTGAGATGATAAATCTTGTAGATTACCAGCTGTCATAATTAAGGACCTAGCATTTATTTGCCCAAACCTAGGCAATATGATAATGTTTTCAGGAAAATCATACACATTCACTAAAGAAATACCACTACCACTAATAGCCGTTAACTTATCAAAGCTTTTAATATAGTTAATTGCTTGGATATTATTCATTACTTCAGTCTCAGAGATAGGTTCTAAGTCCATATTAAATGTTTGGACATATAGCAGTGTTGATGATGCTTCAAGCAATACGATGATATTTTGAGCTTTACGAGAGATCTGCTTGCGAGCTCTGTAGGCAGCTACTTGAAAATTTGTTACGCATATAGGCGATATATGAGGTGCCGCAAATAAAATCCCTTTAGCAGCACTCAAACCTATCCTGATGCCCGTAAAGCTACCAGGACCATTTGTAACAGCTAAATGAGTTATGTCTTGATAATTTAGGTTTGCTTGCTTGAAAGCTTGATCAATTAAAGAAAATAAATGCTCTGCCTGCATTTGCAGCTCCGGATCTTCTATGAAGGCAAGAAGTTTATTGTTTGAAGATATAGCACAAGAAGCTCGCGCGCAGCTTGTATCAATTGCTAAAATGTTCATGTATCATTCCTAGTATAAGTAAAGCTATAGCCCTTCTGTCGAGTTCATGCCTAGTTGCATGATCAGATAAAA
Above is a genomic segment from Candidatus Phycorickettsia trachydisci containing:
- a CDS encoding ankyrin repeat domain-containing protein, yielding MTQLSNNLPLHEAIKKNKIKEVDRLLQEAGDDEAKIISISRINKFQQNALHLAAAEHNAAILELLLDANPTPYVLNAQDENGKTPLHYATRDEKSTKCAELLLRKRADINARDFLGNAALHLALKDKDFGMLKFLLSSKANIDIPNGSNYSPLRIAYMQGNEEMIRILLNGGANPNAICDNRDNTLLHINSERNDLSQVQFLLSKGADPNICNKLGYAPLRIAHMQGSGEMMGLLLNNGAKPDTACDDRGNTLLHINSERNNIPNLQFLLSKGANPNIGNCNMETPLHLAIKFGSLDAVRMFLQLPNIKVNRDIYGNTPLKSAIQLGLTKFPGLLDFVPKLFENDDVTDYANVLLALVDAEREDLVKLFLNGSKSDIIASEALELAIENDLAEIAKHFFTYDSQNYELGLRNALKHSNLEAVKYILNKKPELINKRFKSDEKFPTVSKHINHRLVCKDPFSSTPLFIAARESKSEVVEFLLEKWLQYKPQSKKGSAPSNDGSKEHLFLLYIHATYNPDSAEIINFLAKNKIEGIDKVAPDIVKHSALIQAVKNHSYDAIKALLNNGAEVISDKLHHDLNSWQKELVDSSNFLKSIKVLVKHGFDINDRSGLVIGDHSVDFAGYGNNIEAMGLLWSFADAKILSYCINRPLVKARIEEVLKTKNGLLVWANIWHLCFHEQKPEYERFGEELLLKLPKVESNLQEILKQEAAEVEKLSKEITDLIKELNEKSQPQKNDLLEEKINKLFEILYEEEDFYNRAQAMGNKIKDTLKANPIDPTLPQISKFIEQIKVPISSLIQLNIDKYSAIVRKEEGEHPPILSVEGEKNSTLSLMCSFMEGKDLNSFKDIIPLGAKPKITKPTKDKSTKRAKLINLYAQGSSENSSSSEDDNNSLKGYLSDTNLSGNSNGLMKVGENFFLEGYSSDDTIVSKNQDGLMGLEAYPFLADL
- the tsaB gene encoding tRNA (adenosine(37)-N6)-threonylcarbamoyltransferase complex dimerization subunit type 1 TsaB, coding for MNILAIDTSCARASCAISSNNKLLAFIEDPELQMQAEHLFSLIDQAFKQANLNYQDITHLAVTNGPGSFTGIRIGLSAAKGILFAAPHISPICVTNFQVAAYRARKQISRKAQNIIVLLEASSTLLYVQTFNMDLEPISETEVMNNIQAINYIKSFDKLTAISGSGISLVNVYDFPENIIILPRFGQINARSLIMTAGNLQDLSSQIQPLYIRPPSAKPSIFF